One segment of Halomonas sp. TD01 DNA contains the following:
- a CDS encoding Na+/H+ antiporter subunit G, whose product MSFFVEALISLLLVAGGIFVFIGSLGLAHLRDFYMRLHGPTKATTLGIGCMLVASMGYFWSIDGKPDAQELLITLFLFITAPVSAHLLAKTGLHMQLKHADKTQGKPVELRSEEVGEKPVPHPDKGHG is encoded by the coding sequence ATGTCGTTTTTTGTCGAAGCGCTAATTTCACTACTGTTAGTAGCAGGCGGTATTTTCGTCTTTATCGGCTCGCTGGGTCTCGCCCACTTAAGAGACTTCTACATGCGCCTGCATGGCCCCACCAAAGCCACCACGCTTGGTATAGGCTGTATGCTTGTCGCCTCAATGGGTTACTTTTGGAGCATCGACGGTAAACCTGACGCGCAAGAACTGTTGATTACTCTGTTTTTGTTCATTACTGCACCGGTTAGCGCTCACTTGCTCGCTAAAACGGGCCTCCACATGCAGCTCAAGCACGCTGACAAAACCCAGGGCAAACCGGTAGAACTGCGTTCAGAAGAAGTAGGTGAAAAACCCGTACCGCACCCTGATAAGGGGCACGGCTGA
- the serB gene encoding phosphoserine phosphatase SerB codes for MATRYLIRASGVARPGQLAGLGKALAAGGARLLDINQSVTFGMLSLEMLVGLDQDSALEAALSEAGDTLALDVQAIAVSGDDYQRWSEQASQPRLILSLLAPKLPAGILAEVGALTAEFGLTVELIHRLSGREALEGDSPANGACVECWLRGSDAELEALREKALALGAQHGVDIAIQEDSIWRRHRRLVCFDMDSTLIKTEVIDELARRHGVGDEVADVTERAMRGELDFQESFRERMSKLAGLDESVLKEIAAELPLMDGVERLMANLKRFGYRTVILSGGFTYFARHLQDKLGFDEIHANELVIENGKVTGEVKEPIVDAQRKADLLEQIALREGFTLEQTIAVGDGANDLKMLAKAGLGIAFRAKPVVRAQARQAISTLGIDAVLYLIGYREADLID; via the coding sequence ATGGCAACACGCTATTTGATTCGTGCGTCCGGGGTTGCGCGCCCAGGGCAGTTGGCTGGCCTGGGTAAGGCGTTGGCGGCGGGAGGCGCTCGGCTGTTGGATATTAATCAAAGCGTGACGTTTGGCATGCTCTCTTTGGAAATGCTGGTGGGGCTTGATCAGGACAGCGCTTTGGAAGCTGCCCTGAGTGAAGCGGGGGATACGCTAGCGTTAGACGTACAAGCAATTGCGGTGAGTGGTGACGATTATCAGCGCTGGAGCGAGCAGGCCAGTCAACCAAGACTGATTTTAAGCCTGCTAGCCCCTAAGTTACCTGCTGGTATATTAGCTGAAGTAGGTGCGCTGACTGCTGAGTTTGGTCTCACCGTTGAACTTATCCATCGCCTTTCAGGCCGAGAAGCGCTTGAAGGTGACTCGCCTGCTAACGGTGCTTGCGTTGAGTGTTGGCTCAGGGGAAGCGATGCGGAGCTAGAAGCTCTACGTGAAAAGGCCTTAGCGCTAGGTGCTCAGCATGGTGTCGATATTGCTATTCAAGAAGACTCTATCTGGCGTCGGCATCGTCGTTTAGTGTGTTTTGATATGGATTCGACGCTGATCAAGACCGAGGTGATTGATGAGCTGGCTCGCCGCCATGGGGTCGGAGATGAAGTCGCCGACGTGACCGAGCGAGCGATGCGGGGCGAGTTGGATTTTCAGGAAAGCTTCCGCGAGCGTATGAGTAAGCTAGCCGGTTTGGATGAGTCGGTCTTGAAGGAGATTGCCGCCGAACTGCCGCTGATGGACGGCGTCGAACGGCTGATGGCGAACTTAAAGCGTTTTGGTTACCGCACAGTGATACTGTCGGGGGGCTTTACCTACTTCGCTCGTCATCTTCAGGATAAGCTCGGCTTTGACGAAATCCACGCCAACGAGCTGGTGATTGAAAACGGCAAAGTGACCGGTGAAGTAAAAGAGCCGATTGTCGATGCACAGCGCAAAGCCGACCTTTTGGAACAAATTGCGCTACGGGAAGGCTTTACCTTAGAGCAGACTATTGCCGTCGGCGATGGTGCCAACGACCTTAAAATGCTGGCGAAAGCGGGCCTTGGGATCGCATTTCGTGCCAAGCCTGTGGTTCGTGCGCAAGCCCGCCAAGCAATTTCAACGTTGGGAATTGATGCGGTGCTGTATTTAATCGGGTATCGAGAGGCAGATCTAATCGACTGA
- a CDS encoding methyl-accepting chemotaxis protein produces MALFNTISRQLTLSAVVLTLLMAVSIYGVMAWRGQPLVIDASQSLIERTGGSIVNALNGQLARVEGNTSSLAALAESLPQDEAIYQQALPNVVDDNGNMTIAGGGIWPEPGAFSPGVERFSFFWARNTQGELEFLDDYNASTIAPYHDEAWYSSARNATPGQCVWSAAYRDPATGVAMVTCSVPYYIDGAFSGVATIDMQLGGVAEFLAENGGGTGGYAFVLDKERNVIDLPGVEQSSDEMQGLSDVVRDMPWLQPVVAAMSAGHEQASIESAGVLAEPAEVRLFDMPRTGWTLGLVTPSEQVTALARTLTRDLLLFIVPLLALLLGLGWWGGRILLAQIRSTTRQIDQLGQDNSSRELTIYREDEIGELRRAVNRYSEKLQQLFGDVRSVADAIASESTEIAAGNTELSSRTEQQAASLQETSSTMEEMATTVKRNADNAQEADLRAKESADKVKRGGQQVSRLAQSMEAINESSVEVASIVQVIENIAFQTNILALNASVEAARAGEHGRGFAVVASEVRELASRSAASARNINGLIKTTSEQIATGSGYAQEAESAMKEIVVAIEEVTARISEISQASSEQTNGIDEINRAVTQMDTVTQQNAGLVSQAAGAANELSLQAQRLKGLLDEFHGGAQAVSQAPALSNASHERYQLT; encoded by the coding sequence ATGGCTTTGTTCAACACAATCTCTCGGCAGTTAACGTTGTCTGCAGTGGTGTTAACACTACTGATGGCTGTCAGTATTTACGGCGTAATGGCATGGCGCGGTCAGCCGCTGGTGATCGATGCAAGTCAGTCACTAATTGAGCGTACCGGCGGCTCTATTGTGAATGCACTGAATGGCCAGTTGGCTCGCGTTGAGGGGAATACCTCTAGTTTAGCAGCGCTAGCCGAGTCGCTTCCTCAAGATGAAGCGATTTACCAGCAAGCACTGCCAAATGTGGTCGATGATAACGGCAATATGACGATTGCTGGAGGCGGTATCTGGCCTGAGCCGGGCGCTTTTTCACCAGGGGTAGAGCGCTTCAGCTTCTTCTGGGCACGTAATACCCAGGGAGAGCTGGAGTTCCTGGATGATTATAACGCGAGCACTATTGCGCCTTACCACGACGAAGCATGGTACAGCAGCGCCCGGAATGCGACGCCAGGGCAGTGTGTTTGGTCTGCCGCTTACCGCGACCCAGCGACAGGGGTTGCCATGGTGACCTGTAGCGTTCCGTATTATATCGATGGCGCTTTTTCAGGGGTGGCCACCATTGATATGCAGCTAGGCGGCGTGGCTGAGTTTCTTGCAGAAAACGGCGGCGGTACAGGCGGTTACGCTTTCGTGCTGGATAAAGAGCGCAATGTGATTGATCTGCCGGGCGTTGAGCAGTCCTCGGATGAGATGCAGGGTTTATCTGACGTTGTCCGCGATATGCCCTGGCTTCAGCCTGTTGTTGCGGCGATGAGTGCTGGCCATGAACAGGCCAGTATCGAAAGCGCAGGCGTGTTAGCAGAACCTGCTGAAGTACGTTTGTTTGACATGCCGCGTACGGGGTGGACGCTTGGATTAGTAACCCCTAGCGAACAAGTCACGGCTTTGGCACGTACGCTAACACGTGATCTACTGCTATTTATTGTCCCCTTGCTGGCACTCTTACTGGGGCTTGGATGGTGGGGTGGTCGTATTTTGCTGGCGCAAATACGCAGTACTACTCGTCAAATTGATCAGTTGGGTCAGGATAACTCGAGTCGAGAGCTAACGATCTATCGCGAGGATGAGATTGGTGAACTGCGCCGTGCTGTTAATCGATACTCGGAGAAGCTGCAGCAACTATTTGGTGACGTGCGGAGCGTGGCAGATGCTATCGCCAGCGAATCCACTGAAATAGCGGCAGGCAATACCGAGCTTTCTAGCCGAACAGAGCAGCAGGCGGCTTCTCTTCAGGAGACGTCATCAACGATGGAAGAGATGGCGACTACGGTGAAGCGAAACGCTGACAACGCTCAAGAGGCAGACCTGAGGGCGAAAGAATCAGCGGATAAAGTAAAGCGCGGCGGCCAACAGGTATCGAGACTGGCGCAATCCATGGAAGCGATCAACGAAAGCTCTGTTGAAGTCGCTTCAATTGTTCAAGTGATCGAAAATATTGCCTTTCAAACCAATATATTAGCGCTGAATGCCTCGGTAGAAGCAGCGCGTGCAGGTGAGCACGGAAGAGGGTTTGCGGTTGTTGCCAGTGAAGTGCGTGAGCTTGCCTCGCGCAGTGCGGCGTCGGCCAGGAATATTAATGGGCTGATCAAAACCACGTCTGAGCAGATTGCGACTGGCAGCGGTTATGCTCAAGAGGCTGAGTCCGCTATGAAAGAGATTGTGGTGGCGATTGAAGAAGTAACGGCACGTATTAGCGAAATCAGCCAAGCTTCCAGCGAACAAACCAACGGCATTGACGAGATCAACCGTGCGGTAACGCAAATGGATACAGTGACCCAGCAAAATGCGGGCTTGGTTAGCCAGGCCGCAGGGGCTGCTAATGAACTGTCGTTACAGGCTCAGCGCTTAAAAGGCTTGCTAGATGAGTTTCACGGCGGTGCGCAGGCGGTATCGCAGGCACCAGCGCTGTCTAATGCATCACATGAAAGGTATCAATTAACATAG
- a CDS encoding DUF6694 family lipoprotein, with amino-acid sequence MWSLLRLSALSLTTLMIAGCSDPKIDTSSMPAAVVSVEKVRDSLPTYKRDEFDQALTIIAMSSFSGIDLLNAQRMNAAEIAESANAYMHGLTGDEVIERADKMLRERRAREREQALQTLDRLETKQASAAHDQQQRAQVSIESADYYISTSPYGAFEPVIDLQVTNGSEQVISELFLHGVLTSPDRETPWVDEKFYYVIAGGLAPGETAQWSLAPNRFGPWGNNQIPRNTELTLTLQGINDAQGEPLWNSPPLSENETAKLEALRAEYGGVNAHTVN; translated from the coding sequence ATGTGGAGCCTGCTTAGGTTGTCGGCGCTGTCATTAACCACGTTGATGATAGCGGGTTGCTCAGACCCCAAAATAGACACAAGCTCAATGCCAGCCGCCGTTGTCTCCGTTGAGAAAGTGCGTGATTCACTCCCCACCTACAAACGTGATGAGTTCGACCAGGCACTCACTATTATTGCCATGTCATCGTTTAGCGGCATCGATTTACTTAATGCCCAACGTATGAATGCCGCCGAAATTGCCGAGTCAGCGAACGCCTACATGCATGGCCTTACGGGCGATGAGGTGATAGAACGCGCCGACAAAATGCTGCGTGAACGTCGCGCCCGCGAACGCGAGCAGGCGCTACAAACACTTGATCGCCTAGAAACCAAACAGGCTAGCGCTGCACACGACCAACAGCAACGCGCCCAGGTAAGCATTGAAAGTGCCGATTACTACATCAGCACAAGCCCCTACGGCGCATTTGAACCTGTGATTGACCTTCAAGTCACCAATGGCTCTGAGCAGGTGATTTCAGAATTATTTTTACATGGCGTATTGACCAGTCCAGACCGCGAGACACCGTGGGTCGACGAGAAATTTTACTATGTTATTGCTGGCGGCCTAGCGCCCGGCGAGACCGCACAGTGGAGCCTTGCACCCAACCGCTTCGGTCCCTGGGGAAATAACCAGATCCCCCGTAATACGGAGCTAACCTTAACACTGCAAGGGATAAATGATGCGCAAGGCGAGCCCCTCTGGAATTCACCACCGCTTAGCGAAAATGAAACCGCAAAACTAGAAGCGCTGCGTGCTGAATATGGCGGTGTTAATGCCCATACTGTCAACTAA
- the parC gene encoding DNA topoisomerase IV subunit A, with the protein MIDMDIQVAEGDVERLSLRDYTEKAYLDYSMYVILDRALPNIGDGMKPVQRRIIYAMRELALHANAKYKKSARTVGDVLGKFHPHGDSACYEAMVLMAQSFSYRYPLVDGQGNWGSPDDPKSFAAMRYTEAKLSKFAEVLLSELGQGNVDWTPNFDGTMQEPVVLPARLPHVLLNGGTGIAVGMATDIPPHNVSEVVEATCHLLRNPEATTVDLMEFVPAPDFPTDAEIITPREDLRKLYESGRGSVKLRARYVREEANIVITAVPYQVSGAKVLEQIAAQMQAKKLPMVADLRDESTHEEPTRLVIEPRSNRVDVESLMAHLFATTDLEKNVRVNMNVIGLDGRPRVMPLPDMLSEWLRFRRATVRRRLEHRLGKVEDRLHILEGLLTAYLDLDEVIRIIREEDEPKSALIAAFGLSERQAEAILELRLRHLAKLEEMKIRGEQDELEKERKSLQGLLGSEAKLTTLIEKEIRAAGKEHGDARRSPLVERTEAKALSEVELLGADPITVVLSDKGWIRAAKGHDIDPEGLSYKAGDSFQLAARGKTNQPLVLLDDTGRAYTLAAHNLPSARGQGEPVTGRVNVSAGARMAGLMLAPPTKRYVLASDGGYGFVAQLEALTGKNKAGKAVLSVPKGCSVMPPVEVPEGEGHWVASVSNEGRLLLFPLDQLPEMAKGKGNKMLDIPGPRAARREEFVRDIAVVADGGELIIHTGKRKLTLKADDLAYYRGERGRRGSKLPRGFQKVDCLEAGE; encoded by the coding sequence ATGATCGACATGGATATTCAGGTAGCAGAGGGTGACGTCGAACGGCTGTCCCTGCGCGATTACACCGAAAAAGCGTACCTCGACTACTCGATGTACGTCATTTTAGACCGCGCCTTGCCCAATATTGGCGATGGGATGAAACCCGTGCAGCGGCGGATTATTTACGCCATGCGTGAGTTGGCGCTGCACGCCAATGCCAAGTACAAAAAGTCGGCACGTACCGTCGGTGATGTGCTGGGTAAGTTTCACCCCCATGGCGATAGCGCTTGTTATGAAGCGATGGTGCTAATGGCCCAGTCGTTTAGCTATCGTTATCCGCTGGTGGATGGGCAAGGTAACTGGGGTAGCCCTGATGACCCCAAATCCTTTGCTGCCATGCGCTACACCGAGGCCAAACTTTCCAAGTTTGCTGAAGTGCTGCTCAGTGAGTTAGGGCAGGGTAACGTGGACTGGACTCCTAACTTCGATGGCACGATGCAAGAGCCGGTAGTGCTTCCTGCTCGTTTGCCTCACGTGCTGCTCAATGGCGGTACGGGTATCGCGGTCGGGATGGCAACCGATATTCCGCCTCACAACGTGTCTGAGGTAGTAGAGGCAACTTGTCATCTGTTGCGGAATCCGGAAGCAACTACTGTCGATCTGATGGAATTTGTGCCTGCGCCGGATTTTCCCACTGATGCGGAAATTATCACGCCCAGGGAAGATCTGCGAAAGCTCTACGAATCTGGACGTGGCTCGGTCAAGCTGCGCGCCCGCTATGTGCGCGAAGAGGCCAATATCGTGATTACCGCCGTGCCTTACCAGGTCAGTGGTGCCAAGGTGTTAGAGCAGATCGCCGCGCAAATGCAGGCCAAAAAGCTGCCAATGGTGGCCGATCTGCGCGATGAGTCCACCCATGAAGAGCCTACCCGCTTAGTGATTGAGCCGCGCTCTAACCGTGTGGATGTTGAATCGTTAATGGCGCACCTGTTCGCCACCACGGATTTAGAAAAGAACGTGCGGGTGAACATGAACGTGATCGGCCTGGATGGCCGCCCCCGCGTGATGCCGCTCCCCGATATGCTGAGCGAGTGGCTGCGCTTTCGGCGAGCGACAGTACGCCGTCGTTTAGAGCATCGTTTAGGTAAAGTCGAAGATCGCCTGCATATTCTAGAAGGCTTACTGACAGCTTATCTCGACCTTGACGAAGTGATCCGTATTATTCGTGAAGAGGATGAGCCTAAGTCTGCGTTGATCGCTGCTTTTGGTCTTTCTGAGCGGCAAGCCGAAGCGATTTTAGAACTGCGATTGCGCCATCTTGCCAAGCTAGAAGAGATGAAAATTCGCGGCGAGCAAGATGAGCTTGAGAAAGAACGCAAGTCGCTGCAAGGTCTGCTGGGTAGTGAAGCGAAGCTAACCACATTAATTGAAAAAGAGATCCGTGCGGCGGGTAAAGAGCATGGTGATGCGCGTCGTTCGCCGCTGGTTGAGCGTACTGAAGCGAAAGCCCTCTCTGAAGTAGAGCTATTAGGTGCTGACCCGATTACTGTGGTGCTATCGGATAAAGGTTGGATTCGTGCGGCGAAAGGCCATGATATCGATCCTGAAGGGCTCTCCTATAAAGCAGGCGACAGTTTCCAATTGGCGGCTCGTGGTAAAACCAACCAACCTTTGGTGTTGTTAGACGACACTGGCCGCGCTTATACCCTGGCGGCGCATAACTTGCCCAGCGCCAGAGGCCAGGGGGAACCGGTCACTGGACGGGTCAACGTGTCGGCAGGTGCGCGAATGGCAGGGTTAATGCTGGCGCCGCCGACAAAGCGCTACGTGTTGGCCAGTGATGGTGGCTATGGTTTTGTCGCGCAGCTTGAAGCCCTGACAGGTAAAAATAAAGCCGGTAAAGCGGTGCTTAGCGTGCCTAAAGGGTGCAGCGTTATGCCCCCCGTGGAAGTGCCGGAAGGCGAAGGACATTGGGTGGCATCGGTTTCCAATGAAGGCAGGTTGCTGCTGTTCCCGTTAGACCAACTGCCTGAAATGGCCAAAGGGAAAGGCAATAAAATGCTCGATATCCCAGGCCCACGCGCGGCGCGTCGTGAAGAGTTTGTGCGTGATATTGCCGTTGTGGCAGACGGTGGTGAGCTTATTATTCATACAGGTAAGCGTAAGCTAACCCTGAAAGCTGACGATCTCGCGTATTATCGTGGTGAACGCGGTAGGCGAGGCAGCAAACTGCCGCGCGGTTTCCAAAAAGTAGATTGTTTAGAGGCAGGGGAGTAA
- a CDS encoding K+/H+ antiporter subunit F, which yields MLSAALVITLALVVMALLMNLYRLTIGPDLPDRVLALDTMYVNSIALIVLLGLWLNTKTYFESALLIAMLGFISTVAVCKYILRGDIIE from the coding sequence GCTGCACTGGTGATTACCTTAGCGCTGGTGGTAATGGCGCTATTGATGAATCTTTATCGCTTAACCATTGGCCCTGACCTGCCAGACCGTGTGTTGGCGCTCGACACCATGTATGTCAATTCGATTGCGCTGATCGTGCTGCTGGGACTATGGCTCAACACCAAGACTTATTTTGAGTCTGCGTTGTTAATTGCCATGCTCGGCTTTATCAGCACGGTGGCAGTATGTAAGTACATTTTACGCGGGGATATTATCGAATGA